A genomic segment from Marinifilum sp. JC120 encodes:
- a CDS encoding cardiolipin synthase, whose product MEWNLLFGHLAVVGGFLLAAILVMSILRKQRTSSAAFAWLLAIFFVPYVGVPFYLIFGGRKLKRDAHTKADIHLEVQETIPQEEADPIDTMLREYGIPGATSGNKVRLCPTGIDIYNELVKLIENAEHQILITTFILSRDEVGKDIVARLARKAASGVTVRLLLDDIGSLFTSRRFLKKLLDNGGKVAYFMPLLRAPFHGNSNLRNHRKIAIADQTYVLAGGTNIANEYIGPDPCPERWTDLSFVLQGPAVRHYIEVFQSDWLFASGEKVNIIPPCTKGSAVSGDGVMQVVPSGPDVPRDPVHDALLTAAFTAEKRLWIVTPYYVPDEALAQALRLAALRGVDLRVVVPAKSNHKLADLARGTHLRELEQCGGRVVKYPHMVHAKVIVVDDRLAVVGSANMDMRSLFLNYEIVMFSYSEADIKPVNDWVQGLIDISTEGTVPVGMVRDTVEGAARLVAPLL is encoded by the coding sequence ATGGAATGGAATCTCTTATTCGGGCACCTCGCGGTCGTAGGCGGCTTTTTACTGGCTGCAATTCTGGTAATGTCCATCCTGCGCAAACAGCGCACCTCATCAGCGGCCTTTGCCTGGTTGCTGGCAATTTTCTTTGTGCCCTATGTGGGGGTACCCTTTTACCTCATATTCGGGGGACGCAAACTAAAACGTGATGCCCATACCAAAGCGGACATCCATCTGGAAGTACAGGAAACCATCCCGCAGGAAGAAGCCGACCCCATTGATACCATGCTCCGCGAATACGGTATCCCCGGAGCAACTAGCGGCAACAAGGTCCGTCTCTGCCCCACAGGCATCGATATTTACAATGAACTGGTCAAGCTCATTGAAAATGCCGAACACCAGATCCTGATCACCACCTTCATCCTTTCACGGGATGAAGTAGGCAAGGATATTGTGGCAAGACTGGCCCGTAAGGCCGCTTCAGGAGTAACCGTACGCTTGCTGCTGGACGACATCGGCTCCTTGTTTACCTCCCGCCGCTTCCTGAAAAAACTGCTCGATAACGGCGGCAAGGTGGCCTACTTCATGCCTCTGCTCCGTGCCCCTTTTCATGGCAACAGCAACCTGCGCAACCACCGCAAAATAGCCATTGCCGACCAGACCTATGTGCTGGCAGGCGGAACTAATATTGCCAATGAATACATCGGCCCCGACCCTTGCCCGGAACGCTGGACCGACCTTTCCTTTGTGCTGCAAGGACCTGCGGTGCGCCACTATATTGAAGTTTTCCAATCGGACTGGCTCTTTGCCTCCGGCGAAAAGGTAAACATCATCCCGCCCTGCACCAAGGGTTCTGCCGTAAGCGGAGACGGAGTCATGCAGGTTGTTCCTTCAGGACCTGACGTGCCCCGCGACCCGGTCCATGACGCCCTGCTCACCGCTGCATTTACCGCGGAAAAAAGGCTCTGGATTGTCACTCCCTACTATGTACCGGATGAAGCTTTGGCACAGGCCCTGCGTCTGGCAGCCCTGCGCGGGGTGGACCTACGGGTTGTAGTCCCGGCAAAATCCAATCATAAACTGGCCGACCTTGCCCGCGGAACCCATCTGCGAGAACTGGAGCAATGCGGTGGGCGGGTGGTCAAATACCCGCACATGGTCCATGCCAAGGTCATTGTTGTTGATGACAGGCTGGCGGTTGTGGGTTCTGCAAACATGGATATGCGCAGCTTGTTCCTTAACTATGAAATCGTCATGTTCTCATACTCTGAAGCGGACATAAAACCCGTAAACGACTGGGTTCAAGGACTTATCGATATAAGCACCGAAGGGACAGTTCCAGTGGGAATGGTCCGCGATACTGTGGAAGGAGCCGCAAGACTGGTGGCTCCGCTACTTTAA
- a CDS encoding Crp/Fnr family transcriptional regulator: MGSSSPNIKSFYKGQEIFKEGQESSVAYMIKKGAVNIYKVQNNEKIILARLGEGEIFGEMGIISKGARSANAEAAEYCDLVILTDQIILKLLDQCPRTVQYMTRLLVKRLHRTGEMISSKGHRSNFTSICNILDLAYRTHASMDREQARKERNHDLGLDYTKLCKTIRSIILVSQSEIDAVINKLKSLKIIDAIDLRTGKAFPDRFIQLSDPDSFLEVANNLFRELQQNAYTPTSELQIVDIYEISQMLESDPKIIYKKIAQEDFPETMFMFDRNKVSDWASEKEPDYFSKVKKKKKAIEELEDIEDIVYVDNATLKEVFTRLGYHKLGVLMSIAEDDARKKILANLAKKIAKIVQDEIRDNVDETEAEDVLTELFEMVRDIKGGDKK, encoded by the coding sequence ATGGGGTCCAGCAGTCCTAATATCAAGTCCTTTTACAAGGGGCAGGAAATTTTCAAGGAAGGGCAGGAGAGTTCCGTAGCCTATATGATCAAAAAGGGTGCGGTAAACATCTACAAAGTCCAGAATAATGAAAAGATCATCCTTGCCCGTCTGGGAGAGGGCGAAATTTTCGGTGAAATGGGTATCATTTCCAAAGGTGCCCGTTCCGCAAATGCCGAAGCCGCCGAGTACTGTGACCTCGTCATTCTTACTGACCAGATTATTCTCAAGCTTTTGGATCAATGTCCACGTACTGTCCAGTACATGACCCGTCTGCTGGTCAAGCGGCTGCATCGTACCGGGGAGATGATTTCTTCCAAGGGACACCGCAGCAATTTTACAAGTATCTGCAATATCCTCGATCTTGCCTACCGCACCCACGCCAGTATGGACCGGGAGCAGGCCAGAAAAGAACGCAATCATGATCTGGGCCTTGATTACACCAAACTCTGCAAGACCATCCGCAGCATCATCCTTGTTTCCCAGAGTGAAATCGATGCGGTTATCAACAAGCTTAAGAGCCTGAAGATCATTGACGCCATTGATTTGCGTACAGGCAAGGCTTTTCCCGACCGTTTTATTCAGCTTTCAGACCCGGATAGCTTTTTAGAGGTTGCCAATAATTTGTTCAGGGAATTGCAGCAGAATGCCTATACCCCCACATCTGAATTACAGATTGTGGATATTTACGAAATTTCCCAGATGTTGGAGAGCGATCCCAAGATCATCTACAAAAAAATCGCACAGGAAGATTTTCCGGAAACCATGTTCATGTTCGACCGTAACAAGGTCAGTGACTGGGCTTCAGAAAAAGAGCCGGACTACTTCAGCAAAGTCAAGAAAAAGAAGAAGGCCATTGAAGAGCTGGAAGACATTGAAGACATCGTCTACGTGGACAATGCGACACTCAAGGAAGTGTTCACCCGTCTGGGCTATCATAAGCTGGGCGTTTTGATGAGCATTGCCGAGGATGATGCCCGCAAGAAGATTCTGGCCAACCTTGCCAAGAAGATCGCTAAGATCGTGCAGGACGAAATCCGCGATAATGTGGATGAGACTGAGGCTGAAGACGTGCTCACCGAACTTTTCGAAATGGTGCGTGATATCAAAGGAGGGGATAAGAAGTGA
- a CDS encoding chemotaxis protein MotA has protein sequence MNIATIIGIFFGIAILMVATYTSTDSVGVFINIPGIAIVGGGTIASTFICYPLREVMRVLGVFMMAMGADELPLENYINVIVNLSKDVSSKGEEHLEGSLKNIENDFLREGLQMLVDGYSKEEIKEILDNRIQQYHEQEYSAAGIYRTMSTLSPAFGIIGTLIGLIAMMQGMGADIAAIGPAMATALTTTLYGALFANMLFMPIAIKVEKRIDEITLLMRVIRDGILFIKDKTPSAIVMDKLKGYLPPRKWATVKAKK, from the coding sequence GTGAATATAGCCACCATAATCGGTATATTCTTCGGTATTGCCATCCTCATGGTTGCTACCTACACCTCCACCGATTCCGTGGGCGTGTTTATCAATATTCCCGGTATTGCCATTGTAGGCGGAGGCACCATCGCCTCCACCTTTATCTGTTACCCGTTGCGCGAAGTAATGCGCGTGCTCGGTGTTTTCATGATGGCCATGGGTGCTGACGAACTGCCTCTTGAAAACTACATCAATGTTATCGTCAACCTTTCCAAGGATGTATCCTCCAAAGGCGAGGAACACCTCGAAGGCAGCCTTAAGAATATTGAAAACGATTTCTTGCGCGAAGGGTTGCAGATGCTTGTGGATGGTTATTCCAAAGAGGAGATCAAAGAGATTCTCGATAACCGCATTCAGCAGTATCACGAACAGGAATACAGTGCCGCCGGAATTTACCGGACCATGTCCACCTTGTCTCCGGCCTTCGGTATTATCGGGACCCTGATCGGTCTCATCGCCATGATGCAGGGTATGGGCGCAGATATTGCGGCCATTGGTCCGGCCATGGCTACAGCCCTGACAACCACTCTTTACGGCGCGCTTTTCGCCAATATGCTTTTTATGCCCATCGCCATTAAAGTGGAAAAGAGAATTGACGAGATTACTCTGCTTATGCGGGTTATCCGTGACGGTATTCTGTTCATCAAGGACAAGACCCCGTCCGCTATCGTCATGGATAAGCTTAAGGGCTACCTGCCCCCGCGCAAGTGGGCCACAGTTAAGGCTAAGAAGTAG
- a CDS encoding flagellar motor protein MotB yields the protein MSDDFSLKKPAQGGEEGGWALTLADMMTLLLCFFVLLLAIADVDQNKYKDVSDSLASAMGVPVPPKGEADTFEGAPVARRVISDHQRNIFEMQLEMARLVGRESDALKIKMRPDSVAIVLKGGFFFPSGKADLTKGAKRVLSKIAPSLAKSPYDVVIEGHSDNIPMKSRQFPSNWELSSARASAVARYLLNNGFSKSRIKVLGMADTAPAYPNIDKNGKAIPANQKRNRRVVLLVYPAKKK from the coding sequence ATGTCGGATGATTTCAGCCTGAAAAAGCCTGCACAGGGCGGAGAAGAGGGTGGTTGGGCCCTGACTCTTGCAGATATGATGACTCTGCTGCTCTGCTTCTTTGTGCTTTTGCTGGCTATCGCCGATGTTGATCAGAACAAATACAAAGATGTTTCAGATTCGCTGGCTTCAGCCATGGGCGTGCCTGTGCCTCCGAAAGGAGAGGCGGATACTTTTGAAGGTGCCCCGGTTGCCCGTAGGGTGATCAGTGATCATCAACGCAATATTTTTGAAATGCAGCTTGAAATGGCCCGACTGGTGGGCCGTGAATCAGATGCCCTGAAAATCAAGATGCGGCCCGATTCCGTAGCCATCGTGCTCAAGGGCGGTTTCTTTTTTCCCAGCGGCAAAGCTGATCTGACCAAGGGTGCCAAAAGGGTTCTTTCCAAAATAGCACCTTCCCTCGCCAAATCGCCCTATGATGTGGTTATTGAGGGGCATTCAGACAATATCCCTATGAAATCAAGACAGTTCCCTTCCAACTGGGAGCTTTCCTCCGCCCGTGCCAGTGCAGTTGCCCGCTATCTGCTTAACAACGGGTTCAGCAAGTCCCGCATCAAAGTGCTGGGTATGGCTGATACCGCACCCGCTTATCCCAACATAGATAAAAACGGCAAAGCTATCCCTGCCAACCAGAAGCGTAACCGCCGCGTGGTGTTGTTGGTTTATCCTGCTAAGAAGAAGTAG
- a CDS encoding glycosyltransferase, translated as MLEAEECKREIEVSIVTPMHNEEGCVREFHKRISAALQGMNTTYEILLVNDGSTDSTESIIRELAADDPNLKGIMLARNRGQCTAIYAGVQESKGCYVVIMDGDLQHKPEEVPSLIEEIRKGYDLVSGCRTNRGESMIKRKLPSKIANYLMRATSGCQVKDMGGLSVLKGKLARSMTLREGQHRLVPALVYGMGGSVSEVPISAPPRFAGESHYGLARSIDVLFDIVMLWFQSSFKQRPIYLFGRISLLMFMLASLVMVWLLYEKVFFGVHMGTRPPFMGCILLYLSSLGFMSTGFILESLANTYDAVMGTKTYQIREVVEKE; from the coding sequence ATGCTAGAAGCTGAAGAATGTAAAAGAGAGATAGAAGTCAGCATCGTCACTCCTATGCACAACGAAGAAGGCTGCGTGCGTGAATTCCATAAGCGTATTAGCGCAGCATTGCAGGGAATGAATACCACCTACGAAATCCTGCTGGTTAATGACGGCTCCACCGACAGCACAGAATCCATTATCCGTGAGCTTGCCGCAGATGACCCCAATCTTAAGGGCATCATGCTGGCCCGCAACCGTGGGCAATGTACCGCAATCTACGCTGGAGTACAGGAAAGCAAAGGATGCTACGTAGTTATCATGGATGGAGACCTTCAGCACAAGCCTGAAGAAGTTCCGTCTCTAATTGAAGAGATTCGCAAAGGTTACGACCTTGTCTCCGGTTGCCGCACCAATCGCGGCGAATCCATGATCAAACGCAAACTGCCCAGTAAAATTGCCAACTACCTCATGCGCGCAACCAGCGGCTGTCAGGTTAAGGATATGGGCGGTCTTTCCGTACTCAAAGGCAAGCTGGCCCGATCCATGACCCTGCGTGAAGGTCAGCACAGGCTCGTTCCAGCACTGGTTTACGGCATGGGCGGTTCAGTTTCTGAAGTACCTATTTCCGCGCCCCCGCGCTTTGCCGGGGAAAGCCACTACGGTCTGGCCCGGTCCATCGATGTGCTTTTCGACATCGTCATGCTCTGGTTTCAGTCCTCATTCAAGCAGCGCCCCATCTATCTTTTCGGACGCATCAGCCTGCTCATGTTCATGCTCGCCTCGCTGGTAATGGTCTGGCTGCTCTACGAAAAAGTTTTCTTCGGGGTCCACATGGGAACCCGCCCGCCATTCATGGGCTGCATCCTGCTCTACCTCAGTTCGCTAGGCTTCATGTCTACAGGGTTCATCCTTGAATCGCTTGCAAACACCTATGACGCCGTAATGGGGACCAAGACTTACCAGATACGGGAAGTTGTGGAGAAAGAGTAA
- a CDS encoding ChbG/HpnK family deacetylase, whose product MLVVINVDDLGLHPAVRRAVDQLAQSKDGHGVVTSSTTLANGPDLSESVLLQDKHEGLGLGAHLNLLRGKPISNPDHIPSLVDDDGLLFGNYTSLLLRYVTGRIKLSEVEKEWSAQVEYLLDHKIRLTHFDSEKHIHAWPGLYNLAGRIARKYGIKWIRRPFEHTPPSRFDKGMLRTRFLQLCLGASFPGKEPRSADCVWGIGDQKENLDPHLFKKYVELYRPEIVEIVCHPGLPQEGDGPLPSEFGPMRVETQWKEESESLLHKEWLNIFKELGATPVNYGQIDPRSGEIK is encoded by the coding sequence ATGCTAGTTGTAATTAATGTGGATGATCTCGGGCTGCATCCGGCTGTGCGCCGGGCAGTGGACCAGCTTGCCCAATCTAAAGACGGACACGGGGTTGTGACCTCGTCCACCACCCTTGCCAACGGGCCGGATTTATCTGAGTCCGTGCTTTTGCAAGACAAGCACGAAGGACTGGGACTTGGTGCGCACCTGAATTTGCTGCGCGGCAAACCCATCTCCAACCCGGACCACATCCCCAGCCTTGTGGATGATGACGGGCTGCTTTTCGGCAACTACACATCCCTGCTGCTGCGTTACGTAACCGGACGCATCAAGCTTTCCGAGGTGGAAAAAGAATGGTCCGCACAGGTGGAATACCTGCTCGACCACAAAATCCGCTTGACCCATTTTGACAGCGAAAAGCATATCCACGCTTGGCCCGGACTATACAATCTGGCAGGCAGAATTGCGCGCAAGTACGGGATCAAATGGATACGCCGTCCATTCGAGCACACTCCCCCCAGCCGCTTTGATAAGGGCATGCTGCGTACCCGTTTTTTACAGCTCTGCCTTGGTGCAAGCTTTCCCGGCAAAGAGCCGCGTTCGGCTGATTGCGTCTGGGGAATTGGTGACCAGAAGGAAAATTTGGACCCGCATCTTTTTAAGAAATATGTCGAACTATATCGGCCTGAAATAGTAGAAATTGTCTGCCATCCCGGTCTTCCGCAGGAAGGAGACGGCCCCCTGCCGTCCGAATTCGGTCCTATGCGGGTTGAAACGCAGTGGAAGGAAGAATCTGAGTCCCTGTTGCACAAGGAATGGCTTAATATATTTAAAGAACTGGGGGCTACCCCCGTGAACTACGGGCAGATTGATCCCCGTAGCGGAGAGATTAAATAA
- a CDS encoding flagellar biosynthesis anti-sigma factor FlgM — MTFDKTDIDSLMLSCTLTPEEQAASFNEEDSTERQEKLTKLRDQIRAGTYRPTIGEIAINLIRSEAKISGFG; from the coding sequence ATGACTTTCGACAAGACTGATATAGACAGCCTCATGCTGTCCTGCACGCTTACGCCTGAAGAGCAGGCTGCTTCTTTCAATGAAGAAGACTCTACTGAACGGCAGGAAAAGCTCACCAAACTCCGCGACCAGATCCGGGCCGGTACCTATCGCCCTACCATCGGTGAAATCGCCATTAATCTAATCCGCTCCGAAGCCAAAATCAGCGGTTTCGGCTGA
- a CDS encoding lysine transporter LysE, whose protein sequence is MGTACTNLLNTFQKMNADILGYFAAGAALGLGAGMTPGPLLTLVLSQTMAHGSKEGIKVAFAPLLTDLPILCVCLLAMSWINTHPMFMGVISFAGAVVVTLFGIDCFKTKAITLPGIEVNPGSLKKGILTNYMNPHVYIFWATVGAPTVLGAGKYGVSGPILFLGGFYGCIIGAKIVIACLAGKFKSLLSSRGYLIVMRFLGLALLVFAAFLIRDGYNFFTS, encoded by the coding sequence ATGGGCACAGCCTGTACTAATCTTCTAAACACTTTCCAGAAAATGAATGCTGATATATTAGGATATTTTGCTGCCGGGGCTGCCTTGGGGCTCGGTGCAGGAATGACTCCCGGACCTTTGTTAACCCTTGTTTTGAGTCAGACCATGGCCCACGGATCAAAAGAGGGGATCAAGGTGGCTTTTGCCCCTTTGCTTACAGACCTGCCTATTCTTTGTGTCTGCTTGCTGGCAATGTCATGGATAAACACCCATCCTATGTTTATGGGGGTAATTTCATTTGCCGGAGCGGTTGTCGTTACACTTTTCGGAATCGATTGTTTCAAGACAAAGGCGATTACCCTGCCGGGAATTGAGGTCAATCCCGGTTCGCTGAAGAAAGGCATACTGACCAACTACATGAATCCCCACGTATATATATTCTGGGCCACTGTGGGGGCTCCAACGGTCCTTGGAGCCGGTAAGTATGGAGTTTCAGGTCCGATTTTGTTTTTGGGAGGTTTTTACGGATGTATAATAGGGGCTAAAATTGTGATTGCTTGTCTTGCCGGGAAGTTTAAATCCCTGCTTTCCAGTCGAGGCTACCTGATTGTCATGCGTTTCCTCGGATTGGCTCTTTTGGTTTTTGCTGCCTTCCTGATTCGGGACGGGTATAATTTTTTTACATCCTGA
- a CDS encoding peptidase M16, with protein MTNSHGFREISREYLNELNGEAVIYEHEKTGGRVLSVINNDENKTFGISFRTPPENSTGLPHILEHSVLCGSKKYPVKEPFVELLKCSLQTFLNAMTYPDKTVYPVASPNEQDFRNLVGVYLDAVFFPNLTPNTLMQEGWHYVPEEDGTLSYKGVVFNEMKGAYSSPDSLLYEATQHSLFPDITYGLDSGGNPEVIPDLTFDEFMDFHDKYYHPSNAYAFFYGDDDPQHRLAMLDEYFCQFNKIDPKSEVGVQTPFEVPVVVEKQYAASDDGNQKAMFTLNFGISRGRDSMADLELSVLEQILIGLPSSPLRKALNDSGLGEDMAGVGLENELRQLYFSTGLKGIEAEDAPKVEELVFSTLKDLAAKGIAREDIDAALNTIEFQLRENNTGSYPRGLSVMITSLTSWLYDEHPLEYVRYEQPLADLKARIEKGEKIFEPIMEEIFLNNNYRSSVLLTPDSKVGPEREEREKDKLAAARADMDETEYKAVVAKAEELQKEQEAHDAPEALDTIPRLKVSDLDKEGKEIVSEEKGEMLFHDLDTNGIVYLDLAFDFAGLEDRLLPYLPLFGRALVQTGTKSTDFVTMTRRMAAKTGGVSPSSIVNSKHGMDESYTRFVLRGKATAERSADLLSIMGELLREASLDNKERIRQLVLESKARKEQALVPSGHIMAATRMKARFNEAGYINELMNGISGLEFLRELVQRMDNDFDSVVADLEEIRATILNQANLLTNVTLDGKTFGSVENSIADMLGTLPAGNKTVAQRQRSSFSKAEGLCIPAQVNYVAKGANVYEHGYEYSGAAHVISRYLRTGYLWDKVRVQGGAYGSFSMFDRSSGSLSFVSYRDPNLTRTLDTYDGVAEYLNTLEVNSDELEKAVLGGIGEIDNYMLPDAKGFTSMVRHLSGEDAAFRQTIRDQVLGCSEQDFRNFGAAAKSVADNGDVVVIGSKKAMEESGLDLDLVDVL; from the coding sequence ATGACCAATTCACATGGCTTCAGAGAAATATCACGCGAATATCTTAATGAACTTAACGGCGAGGCCGTTATCTACGAACATGAAAAAACCGGCGGGCGGGTTCTGTCCGTAATAAATAATGATGAAAACAAGACCTTCGGTATCAGCTTCCGCACTCCCCCGGAGAATAGCACCGGGTTGCCGCACATTCTAGAACATTCCGTACTTTGCGGATCAAAAAAATATCCCGTTAAGGAACCTTTTGTTGAGCTTTTGAAATGCTCCTTGCAGACCTTCCTCAATGCCATGACCTATCCGGACAAGACAGTTTATCCGGTAGCCAGCCCCAATGAGCAGGATTTCCGCAACCTTGTGGGAGTTTATCTTGATGCGGTTTTCTTCCCTAACCTGACCCCCAACACTCTCATGCAGGAAGGCTGGCATTACGTGCCTGAAGAAGACGGCACCCTGAGCTACAAGGGAGTAGTATTTAATGAAATGAAAGGGGCCTATTCTTCCCCGGACAGCCTGCTTTACGAGGCCACTCAGCACTCCCTGTTCCCGGATATCACTTACGGTCTTGATTCCGGCGGTAACCCGGAAGTGATCCCCGATCTTACCTTTGACGAGTTCATGGATTTTCACGATAAGTACTACCATCCCTCTAACGCTTACGCTTTTTTCTACGGAGATGATGATCCGCAGCACCGTCTGGCCATGCTGGACGAATACTTTTGCCAGTTTAATAAGATTGATCCCAAATCTGAGGTCGGAGTGCAGACTCCTTTCGAAGTCCCGGTTGTAGTTGAAAAGCAATACGCTGCTTCCGATGACGGCAACCAGAAAGCCATGTTCACTCTCAACTTCGGTATCAGCCGGGGCCGTGATTCCATGGCCGACCTTGAATTGAGCGTACTGGAACAGATCCTTATCGGACTGCCCTCCTCTCCTCTACGCAAAGCCCTCAATGATTCCGGGCTTGGTGAAGATATGGCCGGGGTCGGGCTGGAAAACGAACTACGTCAGCTCTACTTCTCCACCGGACTCAAAGGCATTGAAGCTGAAGATGCACCCAAGGTTGAAGAACTGGTCTTCAGCACTCTGAAAGACCTCGCTGCAAAAGGCATTGCCCGTGAAGACATTGATGCAGCCCTGAACACCATTGAATTTCAGCTGCGTGAGAACAACACCGGTTCCTACCCGCGCGGCCTTTCAGTGATGATCACTTCCCTTACTTCGTGGCTTTATGATGAACACCCTCTTGAATATGTACGTTACGAACAGCCGCTGGCTGATCTCAAAGCCCGCATTGAAAAAGGGGAAAAGATTTTCGAACCGATCATGGAAGAGATTTTCCTGAACAATAATTACCGTTCATCCGTACTGCTCACCCCGGACAGCAAAGTAGGACCCGAACGCGAGGAAAGAGAAAAAGACAAGCTCGCCGCTGCCCGCGCAGATATGGACGAGACCGAATACAAAGCCGTGGTCGCCAAGGCCGAAGAACTCCAGAAGGAGCAGGAAGCCCATGACGCTCCTGAAGCACTGGACACCATCCCCCGGCTCAAGGTTTCCGATCTCGATAAAGAAGGTAAGGAAATCGTCAGCGAAGAAAAAGGCGAAATGCTTTTCCACGATCTGGACACCAACGGAATTGTCTACCTTGACCTCGCCTTTGATTTTGCAGGACTGGAAGACAGGCTGCTTCCTTACCTGCCGCTGTTCGGACGGGCATTGGTCCAGACCGGAACAAAATCCACCGACTTTGTGACCATGACCAGACGCATGGCTGCCAAGACCGGCGGAGTTTCCCCCTCCTCCATCGTCAACTCCAAGCATGGCATGGACGAAAGTTACACCCGCTTTGTACTGCGCGGTAAGGCCACAGCCGAGCGCAGTGCCGACCTGCTTTCCATCATGGGTGAACTGCTGCGCGAAGCATCCCTCGACAACAAGGAACGCATCCGCCAGTTGGTACTTGAATCCAAGGCCCGCAAGGAGCAGGCTCTTGTTCCATCCGGGCACATTATGGCTGCCACGCGCATGAAAGCCCGCTTCAACGAAGCCGGATACATCAACGAGCTTATGAACGGTATTTCCGGGCTTGAGTTCCTGCGTGAACTGGTCCAGCGTATGGATAATGATTTTGATTCCGTGGTTGCTGATCTTGAAGAAATCCGCGCCACCATCCTCAATCAGGCCAACCTGCTCACCAACGTGACTCTTGACGGCAAGACCTTCGGTTCCGTTGAAAATTCCATTGCGGATATGCTTGGAACCCTACCTGCTGGCAACAAAACCGTTGCCCAGCGCCAACGCAGTTCTTTTTCAAAAGCTGAAGGTTTGTGCATTCCCGCGCAGGTCAACTATGTTGCCAAGGGTGCTAATGTTTATGAGCATGGCTATGAATATTCCGGCGCGGCGCACGTAATCAGCCGTTATTTGCGTACCGGATATCTCTGGGATAAGGTCCGCGTACAGGGCGGGGCTTACGGCTCTTTCTCCATGTTTGACCGTTCTTCCGGCAGCCTGAGTTTTGTTTCCTACCGTGACCCCAATCTGACCCGTACTCTCGACACCTATGACGGGGTTGCCGAGTATCTGAACACTCTCGAAGTGAACAGTGATGAGCTGGAAAAAGCTGTACTCGGCGGGATCGGGGAAATCGACAACTACATGCTTCCCGATGCCAAGGGCTTCACCTCCATGGTGCGCCACCTCAGCGGTGAAGATGCTGCTTTCAGGCAGACTATTCGTGATCAGGTGCTCGGTTGCAGTGAACAGGATTTCCGCAATTTCGGAGCAGCAGCCAAGTCAGTAGCCGATAACGGCGATGTAGTGGTGATCGGCAGCAAAAAAGCCATGGAAGAATCCGGTCTTGATCTGGATCTGGTGGATGTATTGTAA
- a CDS encoding peroxiredoxin, whose protein sequence is MSCTEVFEEVISTASIGETVPDFTMEAYDPEDCGFTEVKFEEVRKAGKWLVLFFYPADFTFVCPTELADLADKHAELEKLGCEVVSVSTDTKFTHLAWKNDERLLQNVKFKMAADPTGEVSDFFGVYDHNTGLALRGTFVINPDGMLVSSEINFYNVGRNAEELLRKIEANVYLKDHPEEACPAKWTPGAKTLTPSEKLVGKVYEELNGE, encoded by the coding sequence ATGAGCTGCACAGAAGTTTTTGAAGAAGTCATAAGCACAGCATCCATCGGCGAAACTGTTCCTGACTTTACCATGGAAGCATATGATCCCGAGGATTGCGGTTTTACCGAGGTGAAATTTGAAGAAGTACGCAAAGCTGGCAAGTGGCTGGTGCTTTTCTTTTACCCGGCTGACTTTACTTTTGTCTGCCCCACAGAACTTGCCGACCTCGCGGATAAGCATGCTGAGCTGGAAAAGCTGGGTTGCGAAGTGGTCTCCGTTTCAACCGATACAAAGTTTACCCATCTGGCATGGAAAAATGATGAAAGGTTGCTCCAGAATGTGAAGTTCAAGATGGCAGCAGATCCTACCGGAGAAGTCTCTGATTTCTTCGGAGTGTATGACCATAATACCGGTCTGGCCCTGCGCGGAACTTTTGTCATCAACCCAGACGGCATGCTGGTTTCCTCTGAAATCAACTTCTATAATGTGGGCCGTAACGCAGAAGAATTGCTGCGTAAGATCGAAGCCAACGTATATCTCAAGGATCATCCGGAAGAAGCCTGCCCCGCAAAGTGGACTCCCGGTGCAAAGACCCTGACTCCCAGTGAGAAGCTGGTCGGTAAGGTCTACGAAGAATTAAATGGTGAATAG